From a region of the Podospora pseudopauciseta strain CBS 411.78 chromosome 7 map unlocalized CBS411.78m_7, whole genome shotgun sequence genome:
- the POB3 gene encoding FACT complex subunit (COG:B; EggNog:ENOG503NWB9; BUSCO:EOG09261WVT) translates to MAAIESFDNIYLDLSKEHGKCRFAETGLGWKPVGGGDTFTLDQGNIGGAQWSRAAKGYEIKILQRNSGIIQLDGFQQEDYERLSKIFKNWYSTNLENKEHSLRGWNWGKAEFGKAELTFNVQNRPAFEIPYSEISNTNLAGRNEIAVEFAVGEGGKPGQNGATPGKGKKASAGKDQMVEMRFYIPGTTTRKEAEGGDAGSDADEEEKNAVTLFYDTLIEKAEIGESAGDTIATFLDVLHLTPRGRFDIDMYDTSFRLRGKTYDYKIQYEAIKKFMVLPKPDEVHYLLCIGLDPPLRQGQTRYPFLVMQFKTDEEVTLDLNLPEEDLNEKYKGKLESHYEQPLHSVVAQIFRGLAGKKILSPAKNFQTHRAQSGIKCSIKASEGFLYCLEKAFMFVPKPATYIAYDQTQSITFSRVGGAVSALSTFDITVHMKGGGNSQFSNINREDLKGLEDFFQYKGLRVKNEIDEDANMLAAAMRAEDMASSDEEVVQNKADRGSADEDEESVDEDFQADSDSDVAEEYDSNHESDGSGSGESDVDNEVDDDEDEEMEDAEEEEEERPKKKKKTG, encoded by the exons atggccgccat TGAGAGTTTCGACAACATTTACCTGGACCTGTCCAAGGAGCACGGAAAGTGCAGATTTGCGGAGACCGGTCTCGGCTGGAAGCCAGTAGGCGGCGGCGACACCTTCACACTCGATCAGGGCAACATTGGCGGTGCGCAATGGAGCAGAGCTGCCAAGGGCTACGAGATCAAGATTCTGCAGAGGAATTCGGGCATCATTCAACTAGACGGTTTTCAGCAAGAG GACTACGAGCGCTTGAGCAAAATCTTCAAGAACTGGTATAGCACGAACCTAGAAAACAAGGAGCATTCGCTGCGCGGCTGGAACTGGGGCAAGGCCGAGTTTGGAAAGGCGGAGCTCACATTCAACGTCCAGAACCGTCCCGCCTTCGAAATCCCCTACTCTGAAatctccaacaccaaccttgCCGGCAGAAACGAAATCGCTGTCGAGTTTGCtgttggcgagggtgggaAACCCGGTCAGAATGGTGCCACCCctggaaagggaaagaaggcgTCCGCCGGAAAGGACCAGATGGTCGAGATGAGGTTCTACATTCCAGGAACAACCACCCGGAAAGAGGCCGAGGGCGGTGATGCTGGCAGCGATGCagacgaggaagagaagaacGCCGTCACTCTCTTCTACGACACCCTCATTgagaaggccgagattgGCGAGTCGGCCGGCGACACGATTGCCACCTTCCTCGATGTCTTGCACCTCACGCCAAGAGGTCGTTTCGATATCGATATGTACGATACATCCTTTCGTCTTCGCGGCAAGACATACGACTACAAGATCCAGTACGAAGCCATCAAGAAGTTCATGGTTCTTCCCAAGCCCGACGAGGTACACTATCTCCTCTGCATCGGGCTGGATCCACCCTTGCGCCAGGGTCAGACCAGGTATCCATTCCTTGTGATGCAGTTCAAGACGGACGAGGAAGTGACGCTGGATCTGAACCTCCCTGAAGAAGACCTCAACGAGAAGTACAAGGGTAAACTCGAGTCTCACTACGAGCAGCCCCTGCACAGCGTGGTGGCCCAGATTTTTAGAGGACTCGCGGGCAAGAAGATTCTCTCACCTGCCAAAAACTTCCAGACACACCGGGCCCAGTCCGGCATCAAGTGTTCGATCAAGGCCAGCGAGGGCTTCTTGTACTGCCTGGAAAAGGCGTTCATGTTCGTGCCCAAGCCAGCCACCTACATCGCATACGATCAAACGCAGTCTATCACCTTCTCTCGCGTTGGGGGAGCTGTCTCCGCCTTGTCGACGTTTGATATAACAGTCCACATGAAGGGCGGCGGCAACTCGCAGTTTAGCAACATCAACCGTGAAGATCTTAAGGGACTCGAGGACTTCTTCCAGTACAAGGGTCTTCGCGTTAAGAACGAAATCGATGAGGATGCCAACATGCTTGCTGCGGCCATGAGAGCGGAGGACATGGCCAGCTCAGACGAGGAAGTAGTCCAGAACAAGGCCGATCGCGGCTCGGccgacgaagatgaggagaGCGTGGATGAGGACTTCCAGGCTGACTCGGACAGCGACGTCGCCGAGGAATACGACAGCAATCACGAAAGTGATGGTTCAGGCAGCGGAGAGAGTGATGTTGATAatgaggtggatgatgacgaagacgaggagatggaagatgctgaagaggaggaggaagagcggccaaagaagaagaagaagactggTTGA